The Sabethes cyaneus chromosome 3, idSabCyanKW18_F2, whole genome shotgun sequence DNA window tatataagtacatataactcatttgttactctgatatgcatatgaaaatgtttgctggggaattcttgatatggcaagagccaccccggctttcgGCTGCTGAATTAAGTAGTATCCGGTAACTGGTTAAAGCGGTTGAtaagcctgaaattgttacttgggcaaaaTTTCCCTCGAGCTCGCGTTAGTACGAAGCGAGGTTAATTAAATAACGAATGGTGATATTTGCACTGGCGccatgaaaggaaaattccatacaaaatgTTTAGTTTTTCACCAGCGTTTCGCTACGCTTTTAGGTATACGTAAGGTACTATCGATACGAATCGATACGATTTGTGCTTACTAAACAGTTTAAAAATGAACCtcaatatagaaaaaaaatccattttctTTCCACAAATATTTGCTTCTTTGTGGTTAAAAATCgcacaccatgcgtctccattgagtCAACACTTCATTTCTTAAAATACTTATATCTCAAGAAAACTATAGTTCTGAGTTTTTGATAAGCCATGTAAAAAATCTCagctaaaaacgaaaaaaactatGGCCCCGCTGGACCATGAAAACACGAAGAAAATGAATAGTTTATTATTGCAACTGTAAAAAAAATTGTGCCACTGAAATAGAGAAATATGATCAAACGAGTGGCATTTTTTATCTCATAGAATCTCATAATGGTTCGAACCCATATAAGGTTCGAAGTAGAAATTCACTGTCAACTTTTCTCAAATTTTGCTATTGATTTTAGAACCATCGGTTTAGTGCTAAAATTTTATTCCGTTATCCTAAGATATTTGTGGTTGGAAATTAATTTCATACTTATGTTTAGAGTAAGATGGAACAAAAAATCTAATATTTCTAATAGTGTGTGGCGCAATGGTAGAATGTGGATctacatattttttataataacaaTTAGACGGAAAAAAGGCATCCAAGTTTAATATCACGAAATACAGTTCAACTGCAAACTAACAAAAGCGCATGCGATGTCATCAATCAATATTTGCCTGCAAACCTAAATAAATAGTCATACCCTTTCGAATGGGCACTATCATAGGGATTGAATATGCTGTTGGAAAACGCATGTTTAGTAGTAATAAAATATCACTTCAATATTTTTGTGCTAACGATTCGAAAATGGAAGATAAATTGCTTTGATGTCTTCtctcaaataaaaaaattgctgcGTTTTGAACGTCCACCGTAGCACCGAGGAAAATTTAACGTCCTTCAAAAGCACAGTGAAAACTGCAATTAGTGTTCACTCGTACAGGAAAAGGGCTCTGCTGTTTGCAAACCGCATTCACTACACTTTTTGGCTCAAAGGCGTTGGTGTCGACTACCGGAATACGATAGAATCCTTTTGATGTTCTTCCAAATGGTTTCTACAAACTTTGTTGAGATGCAACAAACCACGCTCAATATCTTAACAATTGTACTTATTGTAATGGTTTGCTAAACAGTCGTTGATGAACTTGCAAACGCTGTAGATGTATTCTTGTGGATGTCTGATATAATGCTTGACATGTTCCGATCGATCGAAACATACCATCCGGACATCGGCTCCGCATTTCTGGCGGTAGGCAGCAAATTTTTCGATATCCTGAAAGTAGAGCTTTATGAATATATCGAATTGGCTAATAAAAATCATTACAGCTTACTGTGTATGGTATAAGTCGATCTGCTTTAGAGTACAAAAACAGCTGTGGCCATTCGTTACTTTCGTATTTCAAATTGTGCGAAGGATTCGTTTGTACTTCGTATCCATCTGAACGAATAAAACTTTTTAGGTAGTTGAAGGAAtcctgaaaaataaaacaataagcAAATTGAACTTGTTGTTTATTCTAATTATCTCAAAGCGTGGCATACCTCAAAGGCCCATAAAAAGATAATAGAGACTGCCATAAAAGCGGATATAAACGCATTGCATCGTTTTTCTTTACCCAATATGGCTGATATGGCACGAAACAGTCCCAAAATCCGTCGATCCCCAGGAGCAGAATCAAAGATCATTCCACAGATTCGAACGGGTCTTTTTGACCGTCGATTCGCCAAAGCAATATGCTGATACAGAAAAGCTCCCCCATTGGAGAACACATGAAATATCAGCGGATGGCTGTCAAAGTTCATGTCGTAAATTAACTTCAAAATTTTCTCTCCTATTTGTACCATAGCC harbors:
- the LOC128740517 gene encoding transmembrane protein 53-B, which codes for MSATYSRVDEFPLDDTLEYFIKFPSPNFKTEAPGAESDYVFVCNETNVPIVLLLGWAGCQDKYLMKYSKIYEDRGLITIRYTAPVNNLFWKRTAMVQIGEKILKLIYDMNFDSHPLIFHVFSNGGAFLYQHIALANRRSKRPVRICGMIFDSAPGDRRILGLFRAISAILGKEKRCNAFISAFMAVSIIFLWAFEDSFNYLKSFIRSDGYEVQTNPSHNLKYESNEWPQLFLYSKADRLIPYTDIEKFAAYRQKCGADVRMVCFDRSEHVKHYIRHPQEYIYSVCKFINDCLANHYNKYNC